A single region of the Opitutus sp. genome encodes:
- a CDS encoding ISAs1 family transposase gives MMPAETNPSNPQGEVISLRHLQVQVLDSPELNARAQGLLEEHHYLGAVKPVGERLLYAVSDAQGTWVAVLVFAAAALHLRGREAWIGWSGEQRRRRLALVVNNVRFLLLPKPAVPNLGSAVLSRVLGRLSADWQSRYEHPVLVVETFVDPERFTGSVYKASGWTELGLTKGNTRKSRDYYEHHAKPKRLFVRELEPRARRALQAGQIKPSLAAVEAKVPVRSTLKAPDLISLAEAFRQVPEYRAYIGAYPLHALLAITAAAYLAGAPRGQRDLAAFARRLSPVQRQALGVIRRRGKYGAPSQPTFSRLFARVQAARIEEVLLAHQRQVRGEPPATEIVVIDGKVPKHSGGQNVVTAVTSPSLFYLGSEVVAEKSNEIPAARALCERLDLVDKLVSLDALHTQADTARAIVLEHGGDYLFTVKGNQPGLQKIVAAQVPDPGAPFLTR, from the coding sequence ATGATGCCGGCCGAAACGAACCCGTCGAACCCCCAAGGGGAGGTGATTTCGCTGCGCCACTTGCAGGTGCAGGTGCTAGACAGCCCCGAGTTAAACGCCCGAGCGCAGGGGCTGCTTGAGGAGCATCACTATCTGGGCGCGGTGAAACCGGTGGGCGAGCGGCTGCTGTACGCGGTGAGCGATGCGCAGGGCACCTGGGTGGCGGTGCTGGTGTTTGCGGCGGCGGCGCTGCACCTGCGCGGCCGGGAGGCGTGGATTGGCTGGAGTGGAGAACAGCGCCGACGCCGATTGGCGCTGGTGGTCAACAACGTGCGGTTCCTGCTGCTGCCCAAGCCGGCGGTGCCCAACTTGGGCTCGGCGGTTTTGAGCCGGGTGCTCGGCCGGCTCAGTGCCGACTGGCAGTCGCGTTACGAGCACCCCGTGCTCGTCGTGGAAACCTTCGTCGACCCCGAGCGTTTTACGGGAAGTGTATACAAGGCATCCGGGTGGACCGAGTTGGGCCTGACCAAGGGCAACACGCGTAAGTCGCGCGATTACTACGAGCACCACGCCAAGCCCAAGCGCTTGTTTGTGCGCGAGCTGGAGCCCCGGGCCCGGAGAGCTCTTCAGGCAGGGCAGATCAAACCCTCGCTGGCTGCGGTGGAGGCGAAAGTTCCGGTGCGAAGTACCCTGAAGGCCCCCGATTTAATCAGCCTGGCGGAGGCCTTCCGGCAAGTGCCTGAATACCGCGCCTACATCGGGGCCTATCCCTTGCACGCGCTGCTGGCGATCACGGCGGCGGCCTATCTGGCCGGAGCACCCCGCGGCCAACGTGACCTGGCCGCTTTCGCCCGCCGGCTCTCCCCGGTCCAACGCCAAGCCCTCGGGGTGATCCGCCGCCGCGGCAAATACGGCGCTCCCAGCCAGCCCACCTTCAGCCGTCTGTTCGCCCGTGTGCAGGCCGCGCGCATCGAGGAGGTTTTACTCGCCCACCAACGCCAGGTGCGAGGCGAGCCTCCCGCCACCGAGATCGTGGTCATCGACGGCAAAGTCCCCAAGCACAGCGGCGGACAAAACGTCGTGACCGCGGTTACCTCGCCGAGCTTGTTTTATCTCGGCAGCGAGGTCGTCGCCGAAAAAAGTAACGAGATTCCCGCCGCCCGCGCCCTGTGTGAGAGACTCGATTTGGTCGATAAACTCGTGAGCCTTGATGCCCTGCATACCCAGGCGGACACCGCGCGGGCGATCGTACTGGAGCATGGCGGCGACTACCTGTTCACCGTCAAAGGCAATCAGCCCGGCTTGCAGAAAATCGTAGCAGCGCAAGTGCCCGATCCGGGCGCCCCTTTTTTGACCCGTTAA
- the ltrA gene encoding group II intron reverse transcriptase/maturase, producing MGGGPVLRVYIWKDQARTKRRALGIPTVKDRVVQSAAVIVLQPILEADFHDHSYAYRPKRRTHQAMDKVKEALLSGKVEVVDADLSSYFDMIPHRELLQLVAKRVSDGSVLRLIKTWLRAPIVEEDRDTGCRKVSANRCGTPQGGVISPLLANLYLNDLDHAVNEKCEQKPTMVRYADDLLILCKPGQGAGLQTRLKRWLEARKLKLNEEKTRLVDTRKEGFEFLGFSVAWRQGMKSKRRYPHVEPSAKSQAKLRDKVRMELDVRTRNQPAVAVVRKVNQITRGWATAFHYGNSTHVFSKQQVFVRNRLRRWLWRKYSRTHGLFEFFTDDRLHGQYKLWHWPLTAAWKQ from the coding sequence ATCGGCGGTGGTCCGGTCCTGCGCGTCTATATATGGAAGGATCAGGCCAGGACCAAACGTCGTGCGCTGGGCATCCCTACGGTGAAAGACCGGGTGGTGCAAAGCGCGGCGGTGATCGTGTTGCAGCCAATCCTAGAGGCGGACTTCCATGACCATTCCTACGCCTACCGGCCGAAACGTCGGACCCATCAGGCGATGGACAAAGTTAAAGAGGCCCTGCTGAGCGGAAAGGTGGAGGTGGTGGACGCGGATTTATCGAGCTACTTCGATATGATCCCGCACCGCGAACTCCTGCAATTGGTGGCCAAACGGGTGAGCGATGGGAGCGTGTTGCGTTTAATAAAAACGTGGCTGCGCGCACCCATCGTGGAAGAGGACCGGGACACGGGGTGCCGCAAGGTGAGCGCGAACCGGTGTGGCACGCCACAAGGCGGAGTTATATCGCCTCTGCTGGCGAACCTCTACCTCAACGACCTCGATCATGCGGTGAATGAGAAGTGCGAACAAAAGCCGACGATGGTGCGTTACGCCGACGACCTCCTGATCCTGTGCAAACCGGGTCAAGGGGCGGGGCTGCAAACGCGACTGAAACGGTGGCTGGAGGCACGTAAGTTAAAGCTCAACGAAGAGAAAACCCGACTGGTGGATACACGAAAGGAAGGCTTTGAGTTCCTCGGTTTTTCCGTCGCATGGCGGCAAGGCATGAAGAGCAAACGAAGATATCCGCACGTGGAACCCAGTGCGAAAAGTCAGGCCAAGTTACGCGACAAAGTGCGGATGGAGCTAGATGTGCGAACGCGCAACCAACCGGCGGTGGCGGTGGTCCGCAAGGTCAACCAAATCACTCGCGGTTGGGCGACGGCGTTTCATTACGGCAACAGCACGCACGTGTTTAGTAAACAGCAGGTCTTTGTTCGTAACCGGCTACGCCGGTGGCTGTGGCGAAAGTATAGCCGCACCCACGGACTCTTCGAGTTCTTCACCGACGACCGTTTGCATGGTCAATACAAACTATGGCACTGGCCGCTTACGGCGGCTTGGAAGCAATGA
- a CDS encoding nucleotide exchange factor GrpE, with product MNATDSEANSPTATQPAVNSAPSPAPASPAPEAAPAPAAPDSAELLATAKKEAADNYDRYVRSVADLENHRRRTVREKEELRQFAASRVLEDLLPVIDNLGLGLAAAKAPNADLKTLVGGISMVAEQLKSSLANHGLKEVNPLGLSFDPNLHEAISQQPSAEVAEGSVITVVRVGFTLNGRLLRPASVIVSTGPAVIEATTA from the coding sequence ATGAACGCGACCGACTCCGAAGCCAACTCCCCGACTGCCACTCAACCTGCCGTGAATTCCGCTCCCTCACCGGCTCCGGCCAGCCCCGCTCCCGAGGCCGCCCCGGCACCCGCCGCCCCCGACTCAGCCGAACTGCTCGCCACCGCCAAAAAAGAGGCGGCCGACAACTATGACCGCTACGTGCGCTCGGTGGCCGACCTCGAAAACCACCGCCGCCGCACCGTTCGCGAAAAGGAAGAGCTGCGCCAGTTCGCCGCCTCCCGCGTCCTCGAAGACTTGCTGCCCGTCATCGACAACCTCGGCCTCGGCTTGGCCGCAGCCAAAGCTCCCAACGCCGACCTCAAAACGCTCGTTGGCGGCATTAGCATGGTCGCCGAACAGTTGAAAAGCTCCCTCGCCAACCACGGTCTGAAGGAAGTTAACCCACTTGGCCTGTCCTTTGACCCGAACCTCCACGAGGCCATTTCGCAGCAGCCCAGCGCCGAGGTTGCCGAGGGTTCCGTCATCACCGTGGTGCGCGTGGGCTTCACCCTCAACGGCCGCCTCCTGCGTCCTGCCTCCGTCATCGTCTCCACCGGCCCCGCCGTGATCGAAGCGACCACCGCCTGA
- the dnaJ gene encoding molecular chaperone DnaJ → MAQQDYYELLSVEKGANDEELKKAYRKKAVQFHPDKNPGNKEAEEMFKKVSEAYEVLKDPQKRAAYDRYGHAAFQQGGGAGPRGPGGGGGFHDPFDIFRDVFGGGGGGGGGGGVFDEMFGGGGGRGGDRDGSDLRYDLEITLEEAAKGLEKEISFRKAVTCERCSGNGAEPGSKKVLCPTCKGHGQVRRSGGIITFTQTCPTCGGSGQRVEKPCSACRGEGRTAKTTKLTVRVPAGVETGSRLRSSGNGEAGLAGGQAGDLYIVINVRDHELFERHGNDLFCEIPIKFTLAALGGSIEVPTLFGKASLKIPAGTQSGTTFRLKGKGMPNLRGGSAGDQLLRVQVEVPQSLSPEQRKLLEDFARVSGDAEEPTSKSFFEKAKKFF, encoded by the coding sequence ATGGCCCAACAAGATTACTACGAACTGCTCAGCGTCGAAAAAGGCGCCAATGACGAAGAACTGAAGAAGGCCTACCGCAAAAAGGCGGTGCAGTTTCACCCGGACAAAAATCCCGGCAACAAAGAGGCCGAGGAGATGTTCAAAAAGGTCTCCGAGGCCTACGAGGTGCTCAAGGACCCGCAGAAACGCGCGGCCTATGATCGCTACGGCCACGCCGCCTTCCAGCAGGGTGGCGGCGCCGGCCCGCGCGGCCCCGGCGGCGGTGGTGGCTTCCATGACCCGTTTGATATCTTCCGCGACGTCTTTGGCGGCGGCGGAGGAGGCGGCGGTGGTGGCGGGGTATTCGACGAGATGTTTGGCGGCGGCGGTGGACGCGGTGGCGACCGCGACGGCTCCGACCTGCGCTACGACCTCGAAATCACGCTCGAAGAGGCAGCCAAGGGGCTCGAAAAAGAAATCTCTTTCCGCAAGGCCGTCACCTGCGAACGGTGCAGCGGCAATGGCGCCGAGCCCGGTTCCAAAAAGGTGCTGTGCCCGACGTGCAAAGGCCACGGCCAGGTGCGTCGCAGCGGCGGTATTATCACCTTCACGCAGACCTGCCCGACCTGCGGCGGCAGCGGTCAACGCGTCGAGAAACCCTGCTCGGCTTGCCGGGGCGAGGGACGCACCGCCAAGACCACCAAGCTCACCGTTCGTGTGCCGGCCGGCGTCGAAACCGGCTCGCGCCTGCGTTCCAGCGGCAACGGCGAGGCGGGCCTGGCCGGCGGCCAGGCGGGCGACCTTTACATCGTGATCAACGTGCGCGACCACGAACTGTTCGAGCGCCACGGCAACGACCTGTTCTGTGAGATTCCGATCAAGTTCACCCTCGCCGCCCTCGGTGGCAGCATCGAGGTGCCCACGCTCTTCGGCAAAGCCTCGCTCAAGATCCCGGCCGGCACGCAAAGCGGCACCACCTTCCGCCTCAAGGGCAAGGGCATGCCCAATTTGCGCGGTGGCTCCGCTGGCGACCAGCTCCTGCGCGTCCAGGTCGAGGTGCCGCAGTCGCTCTCGCCCGAGCAGCGCAAGCTCCTCGAGGACTTCGCCCGCGTCAGCGGCGATGCCGAAGAGCCCACCTCGAAGTCCTTCTTCGAAAAAGCGAAAAAGTTCTTCTGA
- the purN gene encoding phosphoribosylglycinamide formyltransferase encodes MRLVILGSGRGSNAEAILVAQREGRLGRAGVVQIFSDQPAAGILGLGERFGVPAAFLDPAPFKTKLDGEGEQRYIAAIQACQPDLVVLAGFMRVIKPAFLAAFAGKIINLHPSLLPSFPGLDGIGQAWRRGVKVAGCTVHYVTAEIDGGPIIDQAVVRIEAADTAESFAQKIHAAEHALLPAVIARLSTVKPDGAGAV; translated from the coding sequence ATGCGTCTTGTTATCCTCGGTTCCGGTCGCGGCTCCAACGCCGAAGCCATCCTTGTTGCCCAACGCGAGGGTCGGCTCGGCCGGGCCGGGGTCGTGCAGATCTTCTCCGACCAGCCCGCCGCGGGCATCCTCGGCCTCGGGGAGCGCTTTGGCGTGCCGGCCGCGTTTCTCGATCCGGCGCCGTTCAAAACCAAACTCGATGGCGAGGGCGAGCAGCGCTACATCGCCGCGATCCAGGCCTGCCAGCCCGACTTGGTCGTGCTGGCCGGCTTTATGCGCGTGATCAAACCGGCCTTCCTCGCCGCCTTTGCCGGTAAAATCATCAACCTGCACCCGAGCCTGCTGCCCAGTTTCCCCGGTCTCGACGGCATCGGCCAAGCCTGGCGGCGCGGCGTCAAAGTCGCCGGCTGCACCGTGCATTATGTCACCGCCGAGATCGATGGCGGCCCGATCATCGACCAGGCGGTCGTGCGCATCGAAGCCGCCGATACAGCGGAGAGTTTCGCGCAAAAAATCCACGCCGCCGAACACGCGCTGCTACCAGCGGTCATTGCCCGCCTGAGCACCGTGAAACCAGATGGAGCGGGCGCGGTATAA
- the argC gene encoding N-acetyl-gamma-glutamyl-phosphate reductase codes for MKTKIFVDGQEGTTGLQIHERLALRPELEMIEIDPAYRKDPTARAACLNAADVAFLCLPDSASKESASLVVNPRTCIIDASTAHRVDPSWVYGVPELGAEYREAIRTSKRIANPGCHATAFALAIRPLVQRGLIPADFPLSCFSITGYSGGGKKMIADYEATPLPQALKSPRPYALGLMHKHLPEMKVHAGLANAPIFTPIVSSFYQGLTITVPLPLRQLPVSPSPQALHHALVESYAGERFIRVLPFGDEGVLDSGFFDVQANNGTNRCDLAVFGHADQAVVMARLDNLGKGASGAAIQCMNLHLGLDEGTGLVA; via the coding sequence ATGAAAACCAAAATCTTTGTCGACGGCCAAGAGGGCACCACCGGCCTGCAAATCCACGAGCGCCTCGCGCTGCGTCCCGAGCTGGAGATGATCGAGATCGATCCGGCGTACCGCAAGGATCCCACCGCCCGCGCCGCCTGCCTGAATGCCGCCGACGTCGCCTTCCTTTGCCTGCCTGATTCCGCGTCCAAGGAATCGGCCTCGCTGGTGGTTAACCCTCGCACCTGCATCATCGACGCCTCGACCGCGCACCGCGTTGATCCGTCTTGGGTATACGGCGTTCCCGAGCTGGGTGCCGAATACCGCGAGGCGATTCGCACCAGCAAGCGCATCGCCAATCCCGGCTGCCACGCCACCGCCTTCGCCCTGGCGATCCGCCCGCTCGTGCAACGCGGGCTCATCCCGGCGGATTTCCCGCTCTCCTGTTTTTCCATCACCGGCTACAGCGGCGGCGGCAAAAAGATGATCGCCGACTACGAGGCGACGCCCCTGCCGCAGGCGCTCAAGAGTCCGCGCCCCTACGCGCTCGGCCTGATGCACAAGCACTTGCCCGAGATGAAGGTGCATGCCGGCCTGGCCAACGCGCCGATTTTCACGCCCATCGTGAGCAGCTTTTATCAAGGCCTGACGATCACCGTGCCGTTGCCGCTGCGCCAGTTGCCGGTCTCCCCGAGCCCGCAGGCGCTGCACCACGCACTTGTTGAAAGCTATGCCGGCGAGCGCTTTATCCGCGTGCTGCCGTTTGGTGACGAAGGCGTGCTCGATAGCGGCTTTTTTGACGTGCAGGCCAACAACGGCACCAACCGCTGCGACTTGGCGGTGTTTGGCCACGCCGACCAAGCGGTGGTCATGGCGCGCCTGGACAACCTAGGCAAAGGCGCCTCGGGCGCTGCTATCCAGTGCATGAACTTGCACCTCGGCCTCGACGAAGGCACGGGGCTCGTCGCCTAA
- the dnaA gene encoding chromosomal replication initiator protein DnaA, with the protein MPPVTTSTSLWEIVKSDFKGLFPEDVYQLWFEPIICLEATEDALTLGVPNDFAAIWINDNYLDLIVQRLRLAAGRAVTVKLKKSTAATDSSSAASETAPSPRTKPAAAKRTARYDERGSGAYIGSLNPRNTFETFVVGSNCQMAHAAAMAVAQSPAQAYNPLFLYGDTGLGKTHLMHAIGHAILRAKPDAKVAYLSTEKFTNDFIQALQENSLTKFRQRYRSVDVLLIDDVQFLAGKERIQEEFFHTFNDLFESGKQIILSSDRRAADIQKLEARLVSRFEWGLPADIQAPDFETRLAILRTKAATLKFDIPANVANFVALHISKNIRRLEGALIKVASYASLTGKVIDLPATEMLLQDVLMEQAQNQLTIEIIQKRVADHYQIRHSDMTSKRRPNNIAIPRQIAMYLSRTLTKHSLQEIGDAFGGRDHGTVIHACKSVDNMMEQDSTARGAIEFLRNQLSR; encoded by the coding sequence ATGCCTCCCGTAACCACCTCCACGTCCCTTTGGGAAATCGTCAAAAGCGATTTCAAAGGACTCTTTCCGGAGGATGTTTACCAACTCTGGTTCGAGCCGATTATCTGCCTCGAAGCTACGGAGGACGCGCTGACCCTCGGGGTGCCCAATGATTTCGCCGCGATCTGGATCAACGACAACTACCTCGACCTGATCGTCCAGCGCCTGCGCTTGGCAGCCGGCCGGGCGGTTACCGTCAAACTTAAGAAATCCACGGCTGCCACCGATTCCTCCAGCGCCGCCAGCGAAACCGCCCCTTCGCCCCGCACCAAGCCCGCCGCCGCCAAACGCACCGCCCGTTACGACGAACGCGGCAGCGGCGCCTACATCGGCTCGCTCAACCCGCGCAACACCTTCGAGACCTTTGTGGTCGGCTCCAATTGCCAAATGGCCCACGCCGCCGCCATGGCCGTAGCCCAGTCCCCCGCGCAGGCCTACAACCCGCTTTTCCTCTACGGCGACACCGGCCTGGGTAAAACCCACCTGATGCACGCCATCGGCCACGCGATTTTGCGCGCCAAGCCCGATGCCAAGGTCGCCTACCTGTCCACCGAAAAGTTCACCAACGACTTCATTCAGGCGTTGCAGGAGAACTCGTTAACCAAGTTCCGCCAGCGCTACCGCAGCGTCGATGTGTTGCTCATCGACGACGTCCAGTTCCTCGCCGGCAAGGAGCGTATCCAGGAGGAGTTTTTCCACACGTTTAACGACCTCTTTGAGTCGGGAAAACAGATCATCTTGTCCAGCGACCGCCGCGCCGCCGACATCCAGAAACTCGAGGCCCGCTTGGTTTCGCGCTTCGAGTGGGGACTTCCCGCCGACATCCAGGCGCCTGACTTCGAGACCCGCCTGGCGATCCTGCGCACCAAGGCGGCGACCCTCAAATTCGACATCCCGGCCAACGTCGCCAACTTCGTTGCCCTCCACATCTCCAAAAACATCCGCCGCCTCGAAGGCGCGCTGATCAAGGTCGCCAGCTACGCCAGTCTCACGGGCAAGGTCATCGACCTGCCGGCCACCGAGATGCTGCTGCAGGATGTGCTCATGGAGCAGGCCCAGAACCAGCTGACCATCGAGATCATCCAGAAACGCGTGGCCGATCACTACCAGATCCGCCACAGCGACATGACCAGCAAGCGCCGCCCCAACAACATCGCCATCCCCCGCCAGATCGCGATGTACCTGAGCCGCACCCTGACCAAACACTCGCTGCAGGAAATCGGCGACGCCTTCGGTGGCCGCGACCACGGAACCGTCATCCACGCCTGCAAATCCGTGGACAACATGATGGAGCAGGACTCCACCGCGCGCGGCGCCATCGAGTTCCTGCGCAACCAGCTCAGCCGCTGA
- a CDS encoding nitroreductase yields the protein MSLFSTRRSLKPAAMDTARAVSRELLLEILADAHRAPTHGLTQPWRFQVFIGPSRDRLAEALPALYDQITPESARQTDKRAKLGTTPRLAPVVIAVLVRTEPQGKIPEIEEIAATACAVQNLMLSAHAHGIGSFWSTPPVVMSVEFASWLGLDATHRALGLVYLGYAQAGMAPAETPRHPLENHVAFHEA from the coding sequence ATGTCGCTCTTTAGCACCCGTCGCTCACTTAAACCCGCCGCAATGGATACAGCCCGCGCGGTTTCCCGGGAACTACTCCTAGAAATCCTCGCGGACGCCCACCGCGCGCCCACCCATGGGCTGACCCAGCCCTGGCGCTTTCAGGTCTTTATCGGCCCGAGCCGCGACCGCCTCGCCGAGGCCCTACCCGCCCTCTACGACCAAATCACCCCTGAATCCGCCCGTCAGACCGACAAACGCGCCAAACTGGGCACCACCCCACGACTCGCGCCCGTGGTCATAGCCGTGCTCGTCCGCACCGAGCCGCAGGGGAAAATCCCCGAGATCGAGGAAATCGCCGCCACCGCCTGCGCCGTGCAAAACCTCATGCTCTCGGCCCACGCGCACGGAATCGGTTCGTTCTGGAGCACCCCGCCGGTGGTCATGAGCGTGGAATTTGCCAGCTGGCTAGGCCTCGACGCCACCCACCGTGCCCTCGGACTGGTTTACCTCGGCTATGCCCAGGCAGGCATGGCACCGGCCGAAACACCCCGCCACCCCCTGGAAAACCACGTGGCGTTCCACGAAGCATGA
- a CDS encoding response regulator, translated as MNEPVEILLVEDNPNDVELTLRAFTRQKLATQIQVARDGQEALDYIFGRGAHLGRNLHQQPKLILLDLKLPKVDGLDVLREIKSDSRTQMIPVVILTSSSVEHDIAEGYGRGANSYVIKPVNYDQFMVMVNALGAYWLKFNQNRIAVPVEELHLAK; from the coding sequence ATGAATGAGCCCGTTGAAATTTTACTCGTGGAGGACAACCCCAACGATGTGGAGCTGACGCTACGTGCCTTCACCCGCCAGAAACTCGCTACCCAAATCCAGGTGGCCAGGGATGGGCAGGAGGCCTTGGACTATATTTTCGGCCGCGGGGCGCACCTCGGCCGTAACCTGCACCAGCAGCCCAAGCTGATTCTGCTCGACCTCAAACTGCCAAAAGTCGACGGGCTGGACGTGCTCCGAGAGATTAAAAGTGACTCGCGCACCCAGATGATCCCCGTGGTGATCCTCACCTCCTCGAGTGTGGAGCACGACATCGCTGAAGGTTATGGCCGCGGGGCAAACAGTTACGTCATTAAACCGGTGAATTACGACCAGTTTATGGTGATGGTGAATGCGCTAGGTGCTTACTGGCTAAAATTTAACCAAAACAGAATCGCCGTACCGGTGGAGGAACTGCATCTGGCCAAGTGA
- a CDS encoding GAF domain-containing protein, which yields MNEPAHASATPPADYAELLQRLIEAEDTLYAIRTGDVDALMMGGQVYSLEGAETPYRLLIEAMGEGAGTLTLDGTLLYANRRLGELLAAPLPELIGNPLLPLITETERPVFQTWLNEGQHRLITGRLNLLNRDGKTVPVQVSVNRLVTLGDFRLGIVVVDLTAIKQAEESLRRSNRALRMVSACDHVLVHATTETDLLAEICQAIAGEGGYPLAWVGAAEHDEAKTIKPIIGAGTGSAYLQNLRLSWADDSPVQGPASKAIQSGQSVVVNELQTDAHYDPWRKRALTAGFAASIGLPLLTEAGTWGVLCIYSQNSGAFNAEEIQLLEGLANDLAYGITALRTRAEHEKAEAQIRKLNEELEQRVRERTTELEAANTELEAFVYTVAHDLRAPLRSIDGFSRILMEDCGERLNPEEKGHLERVRTATQHMGLLIESMLQLSRLNRSELRRANVDVSALALGVLADLQRQDPERRVTAVVAPGLVAQADPALLHSVLENLLGNAWKFTSKTTEARLELGCTEQDGVPTFFVHDNGAGFNMAYKGKLFGVFQRLHRNDEFPGTGVGLASVQRIIHRHHGRVWAESEPGKGTRFFFTLEPTIP from the coding sequence ATGAACGAGCCTGCTCATGCCTCAGCGACACCGCCTGCGGACTACGCTGAACTGCTCCAGCGGCTGATCGAGGCCGAGGACACGTTATACGCGATCCGCACGGGCGATGTGGATGCGCTGATGATGGGTGGACAGGTCTACAGCCTGGAGGGGGCCGAGACGCCCTACCGTTTACTCATTGAGGCCATGGGCGAAGGGGCCGGCACCCTCACCCTCGACGGCACGCTGCTCTACGCCAACCGCCGCCTCGGCGAACTTCTGGCAGCCCCCCTGCCGGAGCTCATCGGCAACCCGTTGCTCCCCTTGATAACAGAAACCGAGCGGCCGGTTTTCCAGACTTGGTTAAACGAAGGGCAACACCGGTTGATCACGGGCAGACTCAATCTGTTGAACCGAGATGGCAAAACTGTGCCCGTGCAAGTTTCGGTTAACCGATTAGTTACTCTAGGGGATTTCAGACTGGGAATCGTGGTGGTGGACCTCACCGCAATCAAACAGGCGGAGGAATCACTACGCCGCAGCAATCGAGCGCTAAGGATGGTCAGCGCCTGCGATCACGTCCTGGTTCACGCGACTACGGAGACGGATTTATTAGCCGAAATCTGTCAGGCGATTGCCGGTGAAGGAGGCTACCCGCTCGCGTGGGTCGGCGCAGCGGAACACGATGAGGCCAAAACGATTAAACCGATAATCGGAGCGGGGACAGGGAGCGCTTACCTCCAAAACCTTCGATTGTCATGGGCGGACGATTCCCCGGTGCAAGGGCCAGCCAGTAAGGCAATCCAAAGCGGCCAATCTGTAGTGGTAAATGAACTGCAGACCGATGCCCACTACGATCCTTGGCGCAAAAGGGCGCTGACCGCGGGATTCGCGGCAAGCATCGGGCTCCCCCTACTGACTGAGGCGGGCACCTGGGGTGTTTTGTGCATTTATTCGCAAAACAGTGGAGCGTTTAACGCCGAGGAAATCCAGTTACTCGAAGGGCTGGCCAACGATCTCGCCTATGGCATCACGGCCCTTCGCACCCGCGCGGAGCATGAAAAGGCGGAGGCACAGATCCGTAAACTCAACGAGGAGTTGGAGCAGCGGGTGCGCGAGCGCACCACCGAGCTCGAAGCCGCCAACACGGAACTGGAGGCGTTTGTTTACACGGTGGCGCATGACCTGCGCGCCCCCCTGCGTTCAATCGACGGATTTAGCCGGATTTTGATGGAAGACTGCGGGGAACGACTGAATCCGGAAGAAAAAGGCCACCTTGAGCGCGTGCGTACGGCCACCCAACACATGGGTCTTTTGATCGAAAGCATGTTGCAGCTATCGCGGCTGAATCGCAGTGAGTTACGGCGCGCAAACGTGGATGTCAGCGCTCTGGCCCTAGGTGTGCTCGCCGACTTGCAGCGCCAGGATCCGGAGCGACGCGTGACTGCCGTGGTGGCACCGGGTTTGGTGGCGCAAGCCGACCCCGCCTTGCTCCATTCGGTACTGGAAAACCTGCTAGGCAACGCGTGGAAATTCACCTCCAAAACCACCGAGGCGCGGCTCGAATTGGGCTGCACGGAGCAGGACGGAGTACCGACGTTTTTTGTGCACGATAACGGGGCGGGCTTCAATATGGCCTACAAGGGCAAGTTGTTCGGTGTTTTCCAACGCCTGCACCGCAACGACGAATTCCCTGGCACCGGTGTAGGGCTAGCCAGCGTCCAGCGCATCATCCACCGGCACCATGGACGCGTATGGGCCGAAAGCGAACCCGGCAAAGGAACCCGCTTTTTTTTCACCCTCGAACCTACTATTCCGTAA